The Pseudoxanthomonas suwonensis sequence CAAGCTGATCCCGATCGTGCTGGGCATCTCGCTCAAGGACGCGATGGGCGAAGGCAAGGATTCGTCGATGCGCTCGGACGAGCTGATCCAGCGCTACGGCGCCGAGGAGGACGTCCGCGACCTGATCGACCTGGCCCGCGAGCTGGAGGACCTGACCCGCAACGCCGGCAAGCACGCCGGCGGCGTGGTGATCGCGCCCGAGCCGCTGCACACCTTCTGCCCGCTGTTCGCCGAACACGACCACGACGGCCTGGGCCGCAACCCGGTCACCCAGTTCGACAAGGACGACGTCGAGGCGATCGGCCTGGTCAAGTTCGATTTCCTCGGCCTGCGCACGCTGACGATCATCGACTGGGCGGTGAAGGCGATCAATGTCCGGCATGGGCGCGCCGGGATCCCGCCGCTGGACATCGCGACGCTGCCGCTGGACGACGCAAGCGTCTATCGCGACATCTTCGCCAATGGCAACACCGGCTCGGTGTTCCAGTTCGAATCGGCGGGCATGCGCCGCGCGCTGAAGGACGCCAGGCCCGACCGCTTCGAGGACCTGATCGCGCTGAACGCGCTGTACCGCCCCGGTCCAATGGAAATGATTCCGTCGTTCGTCGCGCGCAAGCACGGTCAGGAGGAATTCGAGTACCCCGACCCGCGCACCGAGGCCATGCTCCAGGAGACCTACGGCATCATGGTCTACCAGGAGCAGGTCATGCAGATGGCGCAGATCGTCGGCGGCTACTCGCTGGGCGGCGCCGACCTGCTGCGCCGTGCGATGGGCAAGAAGATCGCCTCGGAGATGGCCAAGGAACGCGAAAAGTTCCGCGAAGGCGCGGCCAGGAACGGGCTCAGCGAGCGCAAGGCCGACGAGATCTTCGACCTGATGGAGAAGTTCGCCGGCTACGGCTTCAACAAGTCGCACGCCGCCGCGTATTCGCTGGTCGCCTACCAGACCGCATGGCTGAAGAAGCACTACCCGGCCGAATTCATGGCCGCCACGCTGTCCTCGGACATGGACAACACCGACAAGGTGGTCGGCTTCCTCACCGAGGCGCGCGGACTGAACCTGGTCGTGCTGCCGCCGCAGGTCAACGCCTCGGCCTACATGTTCGAGGCGGTGGCCGCCGACACGGTGCGTTATGGCCTGGGCGCGATCAAGGGCGTGGGCCGCGGCCTGTGCGAGGCGATCGTGGCCGAGCGCGAGCGCGGCGGCGACTACGCCGACCTGCTCGATTTCTGCAGACGGGTGGATTCGACCAAGCTCAACCGCCGCGCGCTGGAGGCGATGATCAATGCCGGCGCGCTGGACGCGCTGGGCCGCAACCGTGCCACCTTGATGCTGCAACTGCCGGAAGTGATGAAGGCCACCGACCAGCTCGCGAAGGAACGCGCCGCCGGCCAGGTGTCGCTGTTCGGCGCGCCCGCCGGCGACGAAGGCCCGGCGCTGAAGCTGGACCTGCCGGAAGCCGAGGAGTGGACGCTGCGCCAGTTGCTGGACGGCGAACGCGACACCCTCGGCCACTACCTCAGCGGCCACCCGTTCGATCCTTACCGCGAGGAAGTCCGGCAGCTGGTCGGTTCGGACCTGGGCGAACTGGACCGGCTGTGGTCGGCCGCCGGCGAGAAGCGCGGCTGGCGGCCGGAGGTGCAGGTGGTGGTGGCCGGCCTGGTGGTCGGCATCCGCCGCAAGGGTGACAGCCAGGTGTTCGTGCAACTGGAGGACGGCCGCGGGCGGCTGGAGTGCGGTGTATTCGCGGAGGTGGCCCAGGACCTGTCCAGCCTGCTGGTGCGCGACCGCGTGCTGGTGGTGCAGGGTGGCCTGCGCGAGGACGAGTTCAACGGCGGCTGGAGCCTGCGCCTGAAGCAGGCCTGGGATTACGAGCAGCTGTGCGCGCAGCATGCGCAGCGGCTGTCGCTGCGGGTGGACCTGCGCGACCCGGCGACCTGGCAGCGGATCGACACGGTGCTCGCCCGCCACCGTCCCGGCCCGACCCCGCTGCGCCTGCACCTGCAGGTCGGGCGCCAGGGCGACGGCGCCACCGGCGTGCTCGACCTCAACGGCCCCAATTCGGTCCGCGTCGCCCCGCCGCTGCTCGACGCACTGCGCGCCCAGCCCGGCGTGCGCGCGGTCAAGGTCGCCATCGGCCGCCCCTGGGCGCACTGAGCCGAAGACCTCGCACGCCGCTGCGCCCGTCGCCCGTCGCCCGTCGCCCGGCTGCCCGTCGCCCGTCGCCCGTCGCCCGTCGCCCGTCGCCCGTCGCCCGTCGCCCGGCTGCCCGCTGCCCGCTGCCCGCTGCCCGCTGCCCGCTGCCCGCTGCATGCAATTGCAACTGCTCAACGGCAACGGCAAAAGCGTAACTACAACGGCAACCGCAAAAGCGCCAGGCTTGCGTCGGCTTCGGTCTGAGCCGTGGCAGGCCGGGGGTATTGCGGTCGTCTCGACGGCACATCCATGTGCCGACTCGCCGACGTGGCCATCCATGGCCACTGCCGCAATACCCCCGGCCCGCCACGTCTTCGGGAGCTTCCAGGTCGTGGCTTCGTTCGGCCGGAGGACAGCCCACGGCTGCCGGTCTTGGCTCTTGTAGGAGCCGGGCTTGCCCGCGACGCGACGCCGCCGGCACAGGCGACGCCCTCGTGGTTCCGACGCCCGTGTCGCCGACTGAAGTCAGCTCCTACAGAAGAGCGGCCGCGCCGTGGCTGTTGTAGGAGCCGGGTTCAGCCGGCGACCCGACGCCGTCGGCACAGGCGACGGTGTCGTGATTCCGACGCCCGTGTCGCCGACTGAGGTCAGCTCCTACAGAAGAGCGGTCGCGCTGTGGCTGTTGTAGGAGCCGGGTTCAGCCGGCGACCCGATGCCGTCGGCACAGGCGATGCCCTCATGATTCCGACGCCCGTGTCGCCAGCAAGCTGGGCTCCTACAGAAAGCAAGTGCTGCCATGGGTTTTCCCTTCCTTTCGCCGCAGGCGAAAGGAAGGGCCGGGGAGGGAGCCTTGCTGTTGCTCCTCCGATCGAAGCCACGCCCTCAAAGCTCCCGAGGCCGTCGTGCCCAGGGGGTCTGGCGCAAGCAGCACAGGGATGTGCTGCGGTCGCGACTCGGAGGCAGGACGCCGCAGCGGAGCGATGCGCCAGACCCCCTGGGCACGGCGGCCCCCTCCGAAGCCGACGCTCCTGCCTTGGCTTTGGTGGCTTGGACCCAACCCCACCCTCCGTACCGTACGGTCCGGTCGCTTCCGGTCCGTTCGGCTACACTGCCCGCCTCCTGCACTCCCCGGCCCCGCCGGCTAACGGATGAACCCGAACTACCTCGATTTCGAGCAGCCCATCGCCGACCTGGAAGCCAAGATCCAGGAACTGCGCAGCGCCAGCACCGGCCCGGCGGTCAACGTCGACGCCGAAGTGCACGCGCTGCAGGACAAGCTGCGCAAGCGCACCGCCCAGATCTTCCGCGACCTCAGCTCCTGGCAGGTCTCCCAGCTTGCCCGCCACCCCGCCCGCCCCTACACCCTGGACTACGTGCGCGTGCTCTGCGACGAGTTCCAGGAACTGGCCGGCGACCGCGCCTTCGCCGACGACAAGGCGATCGTCGGCGGCCTGGCCCGCATCGACGGCCGCCCGGTGGTGGTGATCGGCCACCAGAAGGGCCGCGACACCAAGGAAAAGATCCGCCGCAACTTCGGCATGCCCAAGCCCGAGGGCTACCGCAAGGCGCTGCGCCTGATGAAGCTGGCCGAGCGCTTCGGCCTGCCGATCCTGACCTTCATCGATACCCCCGGCGCCTGGCCGGGCATCGACGCCGAGGAGCGGGGCCAGTCCGAGGCCATCGCCCGCAACCTGCTGGAGATGGCCGAACTGAAGGTGCCGGTAATCTGCACCGTGATCGGCGAAGGCGGTTCCGGCGGCGCGCTGGCCATTGGCGTGGGCGACTGCACGGTGATGCTCGAATACAGCACCTACTCGGTGATCTCGCCGGAAGGCTGCGCCTCGATCCTGTGGAAGGACGCGGGCAAGGCCAAGGACGCGGCCGAACAGCTGGGCCTGACCGCCAAGCGCCTGCACGGCCTGGGCCTGGTCGACAAGGTCGTGCGCGAGCCAACCGGCGGCGCCCACCGCAACCCGCGGCAGATGGCCAGGCGGCTCAAGGCCGTGCTGCTCAACGAACTCGATACGCTGGAGCGTATCCCGGTCGAAGAGCTGGTCCAGCGGCGCTACGCGCGGCTGCACGGCTATGGCGCGTACGAGGCGGCCTGACGTCCTTCGCATGACGGCGCGCCGGCCTCATGCCGGCCGTCCGGCCACCGTGCCCGCGGGGCTCTTCGCATGAGCGCCCTGCCCGGCTGGGTCCTGCCGACCGCCATGTTCGTGGTGCCGGTGCTGGTGGCGGTGGTGGTCAACCGCCTGTTCCGCCACCGCCGCACAAACCCGAACTTCGTGCTGGCCTGGTTCGTCGCGGTGTGCTGGATCTTCGCAGTAGTGGTGATCCTCCGCCAGGTGCGCTGAGCAGGCTGCAGTCTCCGCCGCGAGCCGGTCGCAGACTGGCCGCGAAAGCGGGATGGCGGTGTTGATTGCCGTGGCCGCCTGCATGCAGCCGCCCGCCGCCTCGCGCACGCTGGCGCCCGGATGGGCCTGGAAGACGAGATAGAACTGGCCGTATTCCTCCGAGCCTTGCACCGCCAACCGGTCTTGGGCGACGAAATCATCGCCACGCGTCGCGGGACCGGTCCGCGCTTCCAGCGCCGCCTTGGCCGCCTCGCAACACTCGCCGACCGCCTTCGCGCCTTCGTGCGCCACCCGCAGCATCGCGGCCGTTCGCGTGGCGCAAGCCGGAGCGGACGGGAAGAACGCACGAAAGCCGGCGGGCCGGACATCCACGCGTAACCGCCATGCGATGCCGGTCGGCGCGCCGATCCTGTCTCCGCCCCTTCCCGGGCGGAAGCGGCGGGCGATCACGACAGCGGCACGGCTGCGCATCCGTCGATCCGTCGCCCGACCAGCGGCGTGCGCGCGAGTCCGGATGCGGGTGTCGCACCGGCGCCGGACGGCGGATGCGACGGCGCTGACCGTTCGCTGGGCAGGTTTCCGTTTCTCCGGAAGCGGTCACCGGAAGTGGCCGCGATGCAACGTGCGGACGTCCCGCGGAAGACGATTGGCCGAAAGGACTATGTCGTCCTGTCAATGGTGGTGTCGGGAATCCGCTTCCTAGACTTGCGGATGGCCCGATGCGGCATGGCCGCCTCGCGTCGCCCGAACGCGGCAGCTTCACGCCCGACCTGGAGAGTGACGATGCGCATGCTCCCATGCTTCATCCGCCCATCGGCGTTGCTGTTGCTGGCAGCCCTGGGCGGAACGCAGGCGCTGGCCCGGGAGCCCGGGGATGTTCCGGAGGCGAAGCGCGCGTCGGCCGAGGCCGCCGCCGCGCGCATGCAGGATGCCGACACCGCGCTGCAGCTGAGCAGCGAAGGCGCGCTGCTGTACCAGCAGGAGGAGGTCAAGCTCGACGGCTACCAGTACTGCAGCCAGGCGGTGGCGCTGGCCGAAGCGGGCGATTTCCGCGCAAGCATCCGCGCGGCAAGCATGGCGCTGGCGCTGGGCGAGCAGACCGGCAACCAGGACCTGGTCGCCAAGGCCAGCCGCGACCTGGCGATCGCCTACAGCTATTCCGGCAACCTGGACAAGGCCGAGGAGTTCGCCCGCCAGGCGTTGCAGTACCAGGCCACCGATCCAACCCAGGTGGTCGGTCCGGCGCACAAGATCATCGGCGACGTGCAGCAGCGCCGCGGCGACCACGCCGCGGCGGTGGCGAGCTACGAAACCGCGCTGCAGGGCAGTTCGGAACGCTACCGGCCGCTGGTGGAAACCTCGCTGGCCAATGCGCTGGTCAAGACCGGCGACCTGGCGCGCGCGCGCGCGTTGCTGGACGCAATGGCGGTACCGGCCGAGCCCGGCCTGTACGGCCAGTTCGAACGCAGCCAGGCCGAACTGCTGCTGGCCGAGAACCGGCCGCAACAGGCGCGCGACCGCTACCGCGCGCTGGCGGAACGCAGCGGCGGCAGCGACGACGCGTACCAGCGGCTGTGGGCGTTGGAGGGAATGTCGCGCAGCGAGCTGGCGCTCGGCGACCGGGCCGCCGCAACCGATGCGCTGGCCCAGGCGGTGGACAGCCTGGACCAGGTGCGCGCCCGCTTCCGCAGCGAAGAATTCAAGATGGGCCTGTTCTCCGACGTGCAGGACATCTTCGAGCGCGTGGTCGACCTGAACTCGCAGCTGGGCCGACCGGCGCAGGCGTTCGACTACAGCGAGCGTAGCCGG is a genomic window containing:
- a CDS encoding acetyl-CoA carboxylase carboxyltransferase subunit alpha translates to MNPNYLDFEQPIADLEAKIQELRSASTGPAVNVDAEVHALQDKLRKRTAQIFRDLSSWQVSQLARHPARPYTLDYVRVLCDEFQELAGDRAFADDKAIVGGLARIDGRPVVVIGHQKGRDTKEKIRRNFGMPKPEGYRKALRLMKLAERFGLPILTFIDTPGAWPGIDAEERGQSEAIARNLLEMAELKVPVICTVIGEGGSGGALAIGVGDCTVMLEYSTYSVISPEGCASILWKDAGKAKDAAEQLGLTAKRLHGLGLVDKVVREPTGGAHRNPRQMARRLKAVLLNELDTLERIPVEELVQRRYARLHGYGAYEAA
- the dnaE gene encoding DNA polymerase III subunit alpha; amino-acid sequence: MSGFVHLHVHTEFSLADSTIRVPEKPDQADPAKAKQANLLSRAVELGLPALAVTDLNNLFALIKFYKAAEGVGIKPIAGADLAVAAGPGEAPWRLTALCRDHGGYLDLSRLLTRAWMEGHRAEGGVAVMPEWLRECGDGLILLAGRESLAGRLAAEHRHDLAEQQLADWQRAFGGNLCLELVRTGRDGEEAFNAFALHASAARGIPVVASNDVRFLDKAGFDAHEARVCIASGRVLDDPKRPRDYSAEQYLKSAEEMAALFADVPDAISNTVELARRCNLELTLGKYALPAYPVPSDETLDSWIRKQSHEGLEARLAKNPLAPGRTRQDYVERLDFELDTIIEMGFPGYFLIVADFIQWGKNHGIPIGPGRGSGAGSLVAWALQITDLDPLPYNLLFERFLNPERVSMPDFDIDFCMDRRDEVIDYVAGKYGRERVSQIITYGTMAAKAVVRDAGRVLGFPYGFVDSVAKLIPIVLGISLKDAMGEGKDSSMRSDELIQRYGAEEDVRDLIDLARELEDLTRNAGKHAGGVVIAPEPLHTFCPLFAEHDHDGLGRNPVTQFDKDDVEAIGLVKFDFLGLRTLTIIDWAVKAINVRHGRAGIPPLDIATLPLDDASVYRDIFANGNTGSVFQFESAGMRRALKDARPDRFEDLIALNALYRPGPMEMIPSFVARKHGQEEFEYPDPRTEAMLQETYGIMVYQEQVMQMAQIVGGYSLGGADLLRRAMGKKIASEMAKEREKFREGAARNGLSERKADEIFDLMEKFAGYGFNKSHAAAYSLVAYQTAWLKKHYPAEFMAATLSSDMDNTDKVVGFLTEARGLNLVVLPPQVNASAYMFEAVAADTVRYGLGAIKGVGRGLCEAIVAERERGGDYADLLDFCRRVDSTKLNRRALEAMINAGALDALGRNRATLMLQLPEVMKATDQLAKERAAGQVSLFGAPAGDEGPALKLDLPEAEEWTLRQLLDGERDTLGHYLSGHPFDPYREEVRQLVGSDLGELDRLWSAAGEKRGWRPEVQVVVAGLVVGIRRKGDSQVFVQLEDGRGRLECGVFAEVAQDLSSLLVRDRVLVVQGGLREDEFNGGWSLRLKQAWDYEQLCAQHAQRLSLRVDLRDPATWQRIDTVLARHRPGPTPLRLHLQVGRQGDGATGVLDLNGPNSVRVAPPLLDALRAQPGVRAVKVAIGRPWAH